The following coding sequences lie in one Heyndrickxia oleronia genomic window:
- a CDS encoding dynamin family protein, translating to MTKTMDINQTQESTEQLIGLYKHFHNNGDIERAEKTEALLKKLLNHEYIIAFCGHFSAGKSTMINSLLGENVLPSSPIPTSANLVKVHKSQEDFAKVFYRNEPPLLFQAPYDFAKVKEFCKNGDVREIEIGQSLSKLSDGVTVMDTPGVDSTDDAHRISTESAIHLANIVFYVMDYNHVQSELNFTYTKELLQNGVELYLIINQIDKHNEEELSFEEFKMSVKESFASWNVHPNGIFYTTLKKPNDKRNQFSDVKNLIDSTLKNKEERLRASTESSIHILVQEHFKWLKEQQEEKSLHAEEILQQYSEEKLATILKDEKALAEQIEQLNNRFKNWQDKFHEQVEEILKTAYLMPYQTRELAEKYLESVQPDFKVGLFGKKKTVIERTERLQSFYQNLCTQVDSQLNWHLRQFAIKILKEEDIINDDLQRTAQNLTVEFDEEFISQMVKSGARLTGEYVLNYCDQIVERLQKKARVVCQDFKEKTGEILKRQIDKDLLALRDEWHYVQKATEAIKEIENFESERKQKEENIFKPLSDLNECYQALQNHWLEEEKNIRIYNKQEEQATNQEQKKQIIKEAEKETTKLETNDSLENIISKLNQAVTLLKNRKGFQRLIDNLALKAERLKNRKYTIALFGAFSAGKSSFANALLGEKVLPVSPNPTTAAINRICPPTKEHMHGTAAVHLKTEAQVLEDVQKSLKYFDQQCKSLAEAEALIPKLIEKENTEGYVNVHLSFLKAFHAGYSIYQDTLGQTLKTDMNEFRGFVANEAQSCFVESIDLFYDSELTRRGITLVDTPGADSINARHTGVAFEYIKQSDAILYVTYYNHAFSKADREFLIQLGRVKDAFELDKMFFMINAIDLADSLEEKEEVHTYVYEQLTQYGIRFPRLFGISSLLALTDRVEESRIDEFKNEFNHFLDNDLMQMTIQSAVSEYQKGLQMLDQFITTAQEGKEEKQSKKQKLKKEQEDIIQLMDASTAESAIEQFEHESNELLFYVKQRVFYRFPDFFKEAFNPSLIQKTNKSSLNIALDDLLQSLGYDFAQELRATSLRLENFIKETLKHRFNQIKDQITEIEKDITLSMIEFNPNKTPEFPNAFESISKAPLERSFKYFKNANAFFEKNEKQKMQDELEEKLKPLADEYISEQEKVILLSYTNYINHEFSRMKKEIAADVSEQFNGWYDILDEHIDIQEWVEIKNQLNR from the coding sequence ATGACAAAAACGATGGACATCAATCAAACACAAGAATCAACAGAGCAATTGATTGGGTTATACAAACATTTTCATAATAATGGAGATATAGAGCGTGCGGAAAAAACGGAAGCACTATTAAAGAAATTATTGAATCATGAATATATTATTGCCTTCTGTGGTCATTTTTCAGCAGGAAAATCAACGATGATCAATTCCTTACTTGGAGAGAATGTCCTTCCTTCAAGTCCCATTCCGACAAGTGCTAATCTTGTTAAAGTGCATAAATCCCAAGAGGATTTTGCTAAGGTATTTTATCGTAATGAACCACCATTGCTATTCCAAGCACCATACGATTTTGCCAAGGTTAAGGAGTTTTGTAAAAATGGTGATGTTCGAGAAATAGAGATCGGTCAATCATTATCAAAATTATCTGATGGTGTAACAGTGATGGACACGCCCGGGGTGGATTCTACAGATGATGCTCATCGAATTTCAACTGAGTCAGCTATTCATTTGGCTAATATCGTATTTTATGTAATGGATTATAATCATGTCCAGTCAGAATTAAATTTTACGTATACGAAGGAACTTTTACAAAATGGCGTGGAACTATACTTAATCATCAATCAAATTGATAAACATAATGAGGAGGAGTTGTCCTTCGAAGAGTTTAAAATGTCTGTTAAAGAGTCCTTTGCATCATGGAATGTACATCCAAATGGGATTTTTTATACGACATTGAAAAAGCCAAATGATAAACGAAATCAATTTTCTGATGTTAAAAATCTAATTGATAGCACTTTGAAAAATAAGGAAGAACGTTTAAGAGCATCCACGGAATCATCAATTCATATACTTGTTCAAGAGCATTTTAAATGGCTTAAAGAACAGCAAGAAGAGAAATCTCTACACGCTGAGGAAATTCTACAGCAATATTCTGAAGAAAAGCTAGCAACTATTTTAAAGGATGAAAAGGCTCTTGCTGAACAAATTGAGCAATTAAATAACCGATTTAAAAACTGGCAAGACAAATTTCATGAACAGGTGGAAGAAATTTTAAAAACTGCATATTTAATGCCTTATCAAACACGGGAATTAGCAGAAAAATATTTGGAATCGGTTCAACCCGATTTTAAAGTCGGCTTATTTGGAAAGAAAAAAACAGTGATTGAAAGAACTGAACGCTTACAATCCTTCTATCAAAATCTTTGTACTCAAGTAGATTCCCAACTGAATTGGCATCTTCGCCAGTTTGCTATAAAGATATTGAAGGAAGAAGACATTATTAATGATGATCTTCAAAGAACTGCTCAAAATTTAACCGTTGAATTTGATGAAGAGTTCATCTCTCAAATGGTTAAATCTGGTGCACGATTAACAGGTGAATATGTACTAAACTATTGTGATCAAATAGTTGAACGCTTACAGAAAAAAGCAAGGGTAGTTTGTCAGGATTTTAAAGAAAAAACAGGGGAAATATTGAAAAGACAAATTGACAAGGATTTATTAGCTCTTCGAGATGAATGGCATTATGTACAAAAAGCAACGGAAGCGATAAAAGAAATCGAAAACTTTGAAAGTGAAAGAAAACAAAAGGAAGAAAATATCTTTAAACCATTATCAGACCTAAATGAATGCTATCAAGCATTACAAAATCATTGGCTAGAAGAAGAGAAAAATATTCGGATTTATAATAAACAAGAAGAACAAGCAACAAATCAGGAGCAAAAAAAACAGATTATTAAAGAAGCTGAGAAAGAAACTACTAAATTGGAAACAAATGATTCGTTAGAGAACATCATTTCTAAATTGAATCAAGCTGTCACCTTATTAAAAAATCGAAAAGGATTTCAACGGTTAATAGATAATTTAGCCTTAAAAGCAGAAAGACTGAAGAATAGAAAATATACGATTGCCTTGTTTGGTGCGTTTAGTGCTGGTAAATCTTCTTTTGCGAATGCACTTTTAGGAGAAAAAGTACTCCCTGTATCACCAAATCCGACGACGGCCGCTATTAACCGCATTTGTCCACCAACAAAAGAACATATGCATGGTACTGCAGCTGTACATTTGAAGACAGAGGCACAAGTGTTAGAAGATGTCCAAAAATCACTGAAATACTTTGACCAACAATGTAAATCTTTGGCTGAGGCAGAGGCATTGATTCCAAAGCTAATAGAGAAGGAAAATACGGAGGGTTATGTAAATGTACATCTCTCATTTCTTAAAGCATTTCATGCGGGATATTCAATTTACCAGGACACACTAGGCCAAACATTAAAAACAGATATGAATGAATTCAGAGGTTTTGTTGCGAATGAAGCGCAATCATGCTTTGTAGAGTCTATTGATTTATTTTATGATTCTGAACTTACGAGAAGAGGAATAACTCTAGTTGATACTCCAGGGGCAGATTCGATTAATGCGCGTCATACTGGTGTAGCATTTGAATATATTAAACAATCAGATGCCATTCTCTATGTTACTTATTACAATCATGCATTTTCTAAGGCAGATCGTGAATTTCTAATCCAGTTAGGTAGAGTAAAGGATGCATTTGAATTAGATAAAATGTTCTTTATGATTAATGCAATCGATTTAGCTGATTCTTTAGAAGAAAAAGAGGAAGTTCATACATATGTGTATGAACAATTAACCCAATATGGAATTCGTTTTCCGCGTCTTTTCGGTATATCTAGTCTTTTAGCACTAACAGATCGTGTAGAGGAATCGAGAATTGATGAGTTTAAAAACGAATTTAATCATTTTCTTGACAATGATTTAATGCAAATGACCATTCAATCAGCTGTATCAGAATACCAAAAAGGCTTACAAATGCTAGATCAATTTATAACCACTGCACAGGAAGGAAAAGAAGAGAAACAATCGAAGAAGCAAAAATTAAAAAAAGAGCAGGAAGATATTATTCAATTAATGGATGCTTCAACAGCTGAGTCAGCCATTGAACAATTTGAGCACGAAAGCAATGAATTATTATTTTATGTGAAACAAAGAGTATTTTATCGTTTCCCAGACTTTTTTAAAGAAGCATTTAATCCATCATTAATTCAAAAGACGAATAAATCATCACTTAATATTGCTCTTGATGACTTATTACAAAGTCTCGGCTATGATTTTGCACAGGAACTTAGAGCAACGTCATTAAGATTAGAAAACTTTATTAAAGAAACTTTAAAACATCGATTCAATCAAATAAAAGATCAAATTACAGAAATTGAGAAGGATATTACTCTTTCAATGATAGAGTTCAATCCAAACAAAACACCAGAGTTTCCTAATGCATTTGAATCGATTTCAAAAGCTCCATTAGAGAGGTCCTTTAAATATTTTAAAAACGCCAATGCCTTTTTTGAAAAAAATGAAAAACAAAAAATGCAAGATGAACTAGAAGAAAAACTTAAACCATTGGCGGATGAATATATTAGTGAGCAGGAAAAGGTAATTTTGTTGAGCTATACAAACTATATTAATCATGAATTTTCACGAATGAAAAAAGAGATTGCTGCTGATGTCAGTGAACAATTTAATGGTTGGTATGATATCCTTGATGAACATATAGATATTCAGGAATGGGTAGAAATTAAAAATCAACTTAATCGATAA
- a CDS encoding sulfurtransferase: MLSIIVPINWLKNHLHEDNVRIIDCRFTLGEPSAGEKAYMQNHIPGAVYFDLEKDLSGKPKEHGGRHPLPSLSELKEKLETAGIDRNVHVVLYDNGEGQYASRLWWLLTYLGHQRVSIVNGGYRAWINAKYPIDNKVPNYKKANFPVSIQSSMLATIEDVKENMLSQQAILIDSRAYSRFAGIEEPIDKKPGHIPGAINKEWMEGLKDGYWKEKEQQIERFTEFNKSDSFIVYCGSGVTATPNIVALMEAGFSKVKLYVGSYSDWVSYDENPIEKV; the protein is encoded by the coding sequence ATGTTGAGTATAATTGTTCCAATAAATTGGTTAAAGAATCATTTACACGAAGATAATGTTCGAATTATTGATTGTCGATTTACCTTAGGTGAACCAAGTGCAGGGGAAAAAGCATATATGCAAAATCATATTCCTGGTGCTGTTTATTTTGACTTGGAAAAGGATTTATCCGGTAAACCTAAAGAACATGGTGGTAGGCACCCTCTTCCATCATTGAGTGAATTAAAAGAAAAACTTGAAACAGCAGGAATAGATAGAAATGTTCATGTTGTACTATATGATAATGGGGAGGGGCAATATGCAAGCCGTTTATGGTGGCTCCTCACGTATTTAGGACATCAGAGGGTTTCAATAGTAAATGGTGGGTATCGTGCGTGGATAAACGCAAAATATCCAATTGATAATAAAGTGCCTAATTATAAAAAAGCAAACTTTCCAGTTTCTATTCAATCTTCAATGCTAGCAACCATTGAAGATGTAAAAGAAAATATGCTTTCTCAGCAAGCAATTTTAATAGACTCTAGAGCTTATTCACGCTTTGCTGGGATCGAGGAACCTATTGATAAGAAACCGGGTCATATCCCTGGCGCGATCAATAAAGAGTGGATGGAAGGTTTAAAAGATGGATATTGGAAAGAGAAAGAACAACAAATAGAAAGATTCACTGAATTTAATAAGTCTGATTCATTTATTGTTTATTGTGGTTCAGGTGTAACAGCAACACCAAATATAGTAGCCTTAATGGAGGCAGGATTTTCAAAGGTAAAGCTATATGTGGGAAGTTATTCTGATTGGGTTTCCTACGATGAAAATCCAATTGAAAAAGTATAG
- a CDS encoding 5'-3' exonuclease, with the protein MNNKPNLLLVDGMALLFRAFYATSVTGQFMINSKGMPTNAVQGFMRHLFFALEAVEPSHTAICWDMGSKTFRNEMFDGYKANRSAPPVEMIPQFDLVKEVVEAFHLTNHGVVGYEADDCIGTIAKRMQNDAKITILTGDRDLLQLLDENIEVQILQKGFGNYNHYSHTSFIEEMGITPNQFIDVKALMGDTSDGYPGVKGIGEKTAMKLIQEYGTIDELLKNLERLTPGQRKKIEEDMEMLHLSRKLARIHCEVPIEFSLETVIRKQIPNTFIDMIDELELKSIRRHLIQSKWLEQVELA; encoded by the coding sequence ATGAATAATAAACCAAATTTATTATTAGTGGATGGAATGGCATTATTGTTTCGAGCTTTTTATGCCACTTCCGTTACTGGCCAATTTATGATTAATTCAAAAGGAATGCCAACCAATGCTGTTCAGGGATTTATGCGGCATTTATTTTTTGCCTTAGAAGCTGTTGAGCCAAGCCATACAGCAATATGCTGGGATATGGGAAGTAAAACATTTCGGAATGAAATGTTTGATGGATATAAAGCAAATCGTTCCGCACCACCAGTTGAGATGATTCCTCAATTTGATTTAGTTAAGGAAGTTGTAGAGGCTTTTCATTTAACCAATCATGGGGTGGTAGGATATGAAGCAGATGATTGTATAGGAACTATCGCCAAAAGAATGCAAAATGATGCCAAGATAACTATATTAACGGGTGATCGAGATTTATTGCAACTATTAGATGAAAATATCGAAGTTCAAATTCTTCAAAAGGGCTTTGGAAATTATAATCATTATAGTCATACTAGCTTTATAGAAGAGATGGGAATAACCCCTAATCAATTTATAGATGTTAAAGCATTAATGGGAGATACAAGTGATGGGTATCCAGGTGTCAAGGGAATTGGAGAGAAGACTGCGATGAAGCTTATTCAGGAATATGGTACGATCGATGAATTGCTAAAGAATTTGGAGCGGTTAACACCAGGTCAACGAAAAAAGATTGAAGAGGATATGGAAATGCTTCATCTTTCAAGAAAATTAGCAAGAATTCATTGTGAAGTGCCAATTGAGTTTTCTCTTGAAACCGTGATTAGAAAACAAATCCCGAACACATTTATAGATATGATTGATGAATTAGAATTAAAAAGCATAAGACGTCACTTGATTCAAAGTAAATGGTTGGAACAGGTTGAACTTGCTTAA
- a CDS encoding DUF6123 family protein, with the protein MDSRKTSLDEYLVYLRDKGFKFEEDVIGFIYFGKQYTAASDQSIKAAIEITLKTQKSFDGSFYISLLETFKRKNIETRKQAYTYVREIGLLPA; encoded by the coding sequence GTGGATTCAAGAAAAACTTCATTAGATGAGTACCTAGTTTATTTAAGGGATAAAGGTTTTAAATTTGAGGAGGATGTCATCGGGTTTATCTATTTTGGTAAACAATATACCGCTGCATCAGATCAAAGCATAAAGGCTGCGATTGAAATAACACTAAAAACACAAAAAAGCTTTGATGGCAGCTTTTATATATCTTTATTGGAAACGTTTAAAAGAAAAAATATTGAAACAAGGAAGCAGGCATATACATATGTTAGAGAGATCGGCTTATTACCTGCATGA
- a CDS encoding DMT family transporter, whose amino-acid sequence MNKKFTAEILLLFVAFIWGATFVIVQNAIDILPPLLFNAIRFMIAGIIILIIYLIRRKKNKIPQKNAFIAGVVLGSCLFIGYSLQTIGLLYTTPSKAGFITGLSVVMVPLLAFFILKSRPSPTAILGSIAATIGLYLLAVKNTSPFSIGDFYVLLCTFGFAFHIIFTDRFAKKLPVLLLTTIQLFTVAFLCLISAFIFENWEIILNPELYNSSSLLFALFITAILGTSIAFFIQTYSQKATSPTRVAIILAMEPVFAAITSFLWINERLSIGAVIGCILILFGMIIAELPVSKWGIFPFKKKQTIPK is encoded by the coding sequence TTGAATAAAAAATTCACAGCTGAAATCTTACTACTATTTGTTGCATTTATTTGGGGTGCAACGTTTGTCATTGTACAAAATGCAATTGATATTTTACCACCCCTTCTATTTAATGCTATTCGTTTTATGATTGCCGGAATAATCATTCTTATCATTTATTTAATTAGAAGGAAAAAAAATAAAATCCCTCAAAAAAACGCATTTATAGCAGGTGTTGTTTTAGGAAGTTGTTTATTTATTGGTTACTCACTACAAACAATAGGATTACTCTATACAACCCCTTCTAAAGCTGGCTTTATTACAGGTTTAAGCGTTGTAATGGTTCCATTACTTGCTTTTTTTATTTTAAAAAGTCGGCCATCACCAACAGCGATACTTGGGTCGATAGCTGCTACAATTGGATTATATTTATTAGCAGTAAAAAATACTTCTCCATTTTCAATTGGTGATTTTTATGTTTTACTTTGTACCTTTGGCTTTGCTTTCCATATTATCTTTACCGATCGATTTGCAAAAAAATTACCCGTATTGTTACTTACAACTATACAACTTTTTACTGTAGCATTTCTTTGCTTAATTAGTGCATTTATATTTGAAAATTGGGAAATCATATTAAATCCAGAACTTTACAATTCCTCGTCATTATTATTTGCACTATTTATTACTGCTATTTTAGGAACTTCAATTGCTTTTTTTATCCAAACCTATTCCCAAAAAGCTACTTCACCCACAAGAGTTGCGATCATTTTAGCCATGGAACCTGTTTTTGCAGCTATAACATCATTTTTATGGATCAATGAGCGTTTGAGTATAGGAGCGGTAATTGGTTGCATTCTTATATTATTTGGCATGATCATAGCTGAACTTCCAGTAAGTAAATGGGGGATATTCCCATTTAAGAAGAAGCAGACAATTCCAAAATAA
- a CDS encoding reverse transcriptase-like protein codes for MVEVYIDGASAGDPGHSGAGIFIKNNGQVERYSFPLGILNNHEAEFHALIKALEICQSKKYSIISVRSDSTAVVHAVEKEFAKKEKYRVLLNQVLSLTKSFDLFFIKWVPSSENKTADELARQGIRLNKDLR; via the coding sequence TTGGTGGAAGTCTATATTGATGGAGCAAGTGCAGGAGACCCAGGGCATAGTGGTGCTGGAATCTTCATTAAAAATAATGGTCAAGTTGAACGTTACTCTTTTCCCTTAGGGATTCTAAATAATCATGAGGCTGAATTCCATGCACTTATTAAAGCGCTAGAGATCTGCCAATCAAAGAAATATTCGATTATTTCTGTTCGATCTGACTCCACAGCAGTTGTGCATGCTGTTGAAAAAGAGTTCGCAAAAAAAGAAAAATATCGAGTATTACTAAATCAGGTATTATCATTAACAAAATCATTTGATTTGTTTTTTATTAAATGGGTACCAAGTTCTGAAAATAAAACTGCAGATGAATTAGCACGTCAAGGAATACGTTTAAATAAGGATTTGAGGTGA
- a CDS encoding reverse transcriptase-like protein: MNYKILWKYKAPKMDTILLETEWISEKVIDRLMDDFIKTGRTVDITILDEMGNEWTKKEYVKLKKAIELEPSNIIVYFDGGYDLKQKVAGIGIVIYYDKGDKHFRVRSNYRLEELESNNEAEYAALYNAIMLLEELNIRHMPCTIKGDSHGVLKQLSGEWPCFEKVLNQWLDRIESKIKKLGIKPIYEPIPRSDNKEADQLASQALNNKIVHSQIEL; the protein is encoded by the coding sequence ATGAATTATAAAATTCTTTGGAAATATAAAGCACCTAAAATGGATACCATTTTATTAGAAACGGAATGGATATCAGAAAAAGTTATCGATCGGTTAATGGATGATTTTATTAAAACGGGTCGGACAGTAGATATAACGATTCTCGATGAAATGGGAAATGAGTGGACGAAAAAAGAATATGTAAAATTGAAAAAAGCAATTGAACTGGAGCCCAGCAATATTATTGTTTATTTTGATGGAGGATATGACCTTAAGCAAAAGGTAGCAGGAATAGGAATAGTGATTTATTATGATAAAGGTGACAAACATTTTCGAGTACGTTCTAACTATCGATTGGAAGAACTTGAGTCAAATAATGAAGCAGAATATGCAGCACTATATAATGCAATTATGTTATTGGAAGAGTTAAATATTCGCCATATGCCATGTACAATAAAAGGGGATTCGCATGGTGTATTGAAGCAATTATCAGGAGAATGGCCATGCTTTGAAAAGGTTTTAAATCAATGGCTGGATCGAATTGAATCAAAAATAAAGAAATTAGGGATAAAACCAATTTATGAGCCGATCCCTCGTAGTGATAATAAGGAAGCCGACCAATTAGCATCTCAAGCACTCAATAATAAGATTGTGCATAGTCAAATTGAATTATAA
- a CDS encoding zinc-finger domain-containing protein, with the protein MNRRTILEDMNTIISTYCEGCFVKSALRKEYNKGYAHQFCIRECTVGEQIKKYGEALLNHKNGQTAEAHMNQNQKG; encoded by the coding sequence ATGAATCGAAGAACCATCTTAGAGGATATGAATACTATAATAAGCACATATTGTGAAGGATGTTTTGTTAAATCAGCTTTGAGGAAGGAATATAATAAAGGATACGCACATCAATTTTGTATTCGTGAGTGTACAGTTGGGGAGCAAATAAAGAAATATGGAGAAGCACTACTTAATCACAAAAATGGTCAAACTGCCGAGGCGCATATGAATCAAAACCAAAAAGGCTGA
- the cspD gene encoding cold-shock protein CspD encodes MQNGKVKWFNNEKGYGFIEVEGGDDVFVHFTAIQGEGFKTLEEGQEVSFEIVEGNRGPQAANVTKK; translated from the coding sequence ATGCAAAACGGTAAAGTTAAATGGTTTAACAACGAAAAAGGCTATGGTTTTATCGAAGTGGAAGGCGGAGATGACGTATTCGTTCACTTCACTGCTATTCAAGGTGAAGGCTTCAAGACTCTAGAAGAAGGCCAAGAAGTTTCTTTTGAAATCGTAGAAGGAAACCGCGGACCTCAAGCTGCTAATGTTACAAAAAAATAA